TGAATCCCGGCTTCGGCGGCCAGCCGTTCCTGCCGGAGACAATGGAAAAGGTGCGCTACGGCGCCCGCATGCGCGAGGAACTCCAGCTCGATTTCGACATCGAAGTCGACGGAGGCATCAATGTCACCACCGCCCGCGCGGCGATCGACGCCGGCGCCACCCTGCTCGTCGCCGGAACGTCCGTCTTCCGCGCCGAGGATCGCACCGCCGAGATCGCCCGCCTTCGCAGCGCCTGATCTACGCGGTCGCCTCGAAGAGCTCCAGCACCTCTCCGACGAGAAAGAGCGAGCCCGTCACCAGCACGCGGGACGTCTGCTCTCGCGCCGACGCGATCGCCTCCTCGAGCCGGCCAAACACCCGTCCCGGCGACAAAGCCGCAAGATTCTCCGGCGTCTCCGCGCGCGGACTCGCCACGGGAACAAACCAGAATTCCTCGGCCAACGGCGCCAGCGCCTGCAGCATGCCCGCGCAGGATTTGTCCCGCAGCGCGCCGAAAACAATCACCGCGCGCTCGTCGCCAAAGGTCTCACGCCACGTTTCCACGAGCTGCGCCGCGCCGTGGGGATTGTGAGCGCCATCGAGCACGAACCGGCCGACTCGCTGGAATCTTCCCGGCCATTGCACCTTCGCAAGTCCCCGCCGCACGGCGTCATCCGGAACGGCGATCTCCGCCGCGGCGAGCGCCGCCAGCGCGAGGGCCGCGTTTCGACGCTGGTGCGATCCCGCAAGATTCAGCGGCACGTCGGCCGGCAGCGCACCTTCGACAAAACTGATCGGCCCATGCGCCGCGAGGACAGCCGCCACTTCCGGACGCTGCGGCGCGCTTACGGCCGGCACCGCGGGCTTGATGATGCCGGCCTTCTCGGCGGCCACTTTCTCGATCGTGTCGCCCAGCCACTGGGCGTGATCCATCGCAATCGGTGTGATCACCGAAACGATTGGCCGCACCGCGTTCGTCGAGTCCAACCGGCCGCCCATGCCGGTCTCCAGCACCACGAAATCGCAATCTGCGTCGGCGAAATACCGGATCGCCAGCGTGGTCACGATCTCGAAATACGTCGGCGCGTGCGACCAGTCCGCCGTTCCGTCACGGATGATCGAGAGCAGGCGCGCCACGTCCGTTTCGGAAATCCGCTCGCCGTTTACGACGATGCGTTCACGGAAATCGACGAGATGCGGCGAGGTGTAGAGCCCGGTGCGATGCCCGGCCTCCCGGAGAATGGCGTCGAGCATCGCGCAGACGGACCCCTTGCCATTCGTGCCCGCGACGTGAAGAAACCGGCCTTTGCGCTCGGGGTTTCCAAGCA
This genomic window from Chthoniobacterales bacterium contains:
- a CDS encoding folylpolyglutamate synthase/dihydrofolate synthase family protein, which encodes MTCPEALEWLYSTQQFGIKLGLENTHRLLELLGNPERKGRFLHVAGTNGKGSVCAMLDAILREAGHRTGLYTSPHLVDFRERIVVNGERISETDVARLLSIIRDGTADWSHAPTYFEIVTTLAIRYFADADCDFVVLETGMGGRLDSTNAVRPIVSVITPIAMDHAQWLGDTIEKVAAEKAGIIKPAVPAVSAPQRPEVAAVLAAHGPISFVEGALPADVPLNLAGSHQRRNAALALAALAAAEIAVPDDAVRRGLAKVQWPGRFQRVGRFVLDGAHNPHGAAQLVETWRETFGDERAVIVFGALRDKSCAGMLQALAPLAEEFWFVPVASPRAETPENLAALSPGRVFGRLEEAIASAREQTSRVLVTGSLFLVGEVLELFEATA